The Kluyvera intermedia genome window below encodes:
- a CDS encoding LysR family transcriptional regulator, with protein sequence MLKDNINDLISFMVVARERSFTRAAAQLGVSQSALSHAMRNLESRLDVRLLTRTTRNVAPTEAGEKLYQRLSPLLQDIDLELAALRDTRDRPAGNIRLTAGEHAMDTVLWPRIKPFMQTYPDINIEVTVDNGLTDIVDERFDAGVRLGEQVARDMIAVRIAPDMCMAVAASPAYLAANGIPETPHDLQQHRCINMRLPTRGGLYAWEFERDGEPLRVRVEGQLILNCLPQRIDAAEAGLGLVYVPEDSVSEAIAAGRLQRVLTDWCVPFPGYYLYYPSRRQHTTAFALLVEALRYSDAN encoded by the coding sequence ATGCTGAAAGACAATATTAACGATCTCATTTCATTCATGGTCGTCGCCCGCGAGCGCAGTTTTACCCGCGCCGCCGCACAGCTTGGCGTGTCGCAATCGGCATTGAGCCACGCGATGCGCAATCTGGAAAGCCGCCTCGATGTGCGTCTGTTGACCCGCACCACACGTAACGTTGCGCCGACCGAAGCGGGTGAAAAGCTCTATCAGCGTCTCAGCCCGCTTCTGCAGGATATTGATCTGGAGCTGGCTGCACTGCGCGATACGCGTGACCGCCCGGCGGGCAATATTCGCCTTACCGCTGGTGAACATGCGATGGATACCGTGCTGTGGCCGCGCATTAAGCCGTTTATGCAAACCTACCCGGATATCAATATTGAGGTTACCGTCGATAACGGTCTTACCGATATTGTCGACGAACGTTTTGATGCCGGTGTGCGGTTAGGCGAGCAGGTGGCGCGAGATATGATTGCCGTGCGCATTGCGCCGGATATGTGCATGGCGGTAGCGGCTTCACCGGCGTATCTGGCGGCCAACGGTATTCCCGAAACGCCGCATGATCTCCAGCAGCATCGCTGTATCAATATGCGTCTGCCTACCCGAGGCGGGCTGTATGCTTGGGAGTTTGAGCGCGATGGTGAACCCTTACGTGTACGGGTTGAAGGTCAGTTGATCCTTAACTGCCTACCCCAGCGGATAGATGCCGCCGAGGCCGGGTTGGGGCTGGTTTATGTACCGGAAGATTCGGTCAGCGAAGCCATTGCTGCCGGACGATTGCAGCGCGTACTGACCGACTGGTGTGTACCGTTTCCGGGGTATTATCTCTATTACCCGAGCCGTCGCCAGCACACCACGGCGTTTGCATTACTGGTCGAGGCGCTGCGCTATTCTGACGCTAACTAG
- the paaY gene encoding phenylacetic acid degradation protein PaaY yields the protein MPIYQMDGMIPVVPNESYVHPTAVLIGDVILGKGVYVGPNASLRGDFGRIVVKDGANIQDNCVMHGFPGQDTVVEEDGHIGHGAILHGCVIGRNALVGMSAVIIDGATIGENSIVGASAFVKARAEMPANHLIVGSPAKAIRTLTEQELTWKKQGTREYQVLVERCQNTLSEVQPLTEAEPDRKRLEFDEDLKPKSAS from the coding sequence ATGCCGATTTACCAGATGGACGGAATGATCCCCGTCGTACCTAACGAAAGCTACGTTCACCCGACCGCCGTACTGATCGGTGACGTGATCCTCGGCAAAGGGGTTTACGTTGGCCCTAACGCCAGCTTGCGCGGCGACTTTGGTCGTATCGTGGTGAAAGATGGGGCCAACATTCAGGATAACTGCGTGATGCACGGTTTTCCGGGTCAGGACACGGTGGTGGAAGAAGACGGGCATATCGGCCACGGTGCCATTCTGCACGGTTGTGTGATTGGTCGTAATGCGCTGGTCGGTATGAGCGCAGTAATTATCGACGGGGCGACGATTGGTGAAAACAGTATTGTCGGCGCGTCGGCGTTTGTGAAAGCCCGGGCTGAGATGCCCGCCAACCATCTGATTGTCGGTAGCCCGGCAAAAGCGATTCGCACCTTAACCGAGCAAGAATTGACGTGGAAAAAGCAGGGCACACGTGAGTACCAGGTACTGGTAGAGCGCTGCCAAAACACGCTTTCTGAAGTGCAACCGCTGACCGAGGCGGAGCCCGACCGTAAGCGGCTGGAGTTTGATGAAGATTTGAAGCCGAAGTCGGCTAGTTAG
- the paaX gene encoding phenylacetic acid degradation operon negative regulatory protein PaaX, with protein sequence MDKLDSFIQQAVTAMPISGTSLIASLYGDCLSQRGGEVWLGSVAALLEGLGFGERFVRTALFRLNKEEWLDVVRIGRRSFYRLSDKGLRLTRRAENKIYRASAPEWDGTWLLLLSEGLEKNTLAEVKKQLIWQGFGVLAPSLLASPSQKLADVQSLLHEAGVAENVICFEAHSPLALSRAALRERVEECWHLTEQNAMYEAFITLFRPLLPLLRDAEPEDLTPERCFQIRLLLIHFYRRVVLKDPLLPEELLPAHWLGQTARQLCINIYQRVAPGAQIFVSEKGESSVGELPAPGLLYYQRFGGLV encoded by the coding sequence ATGGACAAACTCGACAGCTTTATTCAGCAGGCGGTGACCGCGATGCCCATTAGCGGCACCTCGCTTATCGCTTCGTTATATGGCGACTGCTTATCCCAGCGCGGCGGCGAAGTGTGGCTCGGCAGCGTGGCGGCATTGCTTGAAGGACTCGGCTTTGGCGAGCGCTTTGTACGCACTGCGCTGTTTCGCCTCAACAAAGAAGAGTGGCTGGACGTGGTGCGCATTGGCCGCCGCAGCTTCTATCGCCTGAGCGACAAAGGTCTGCGCCTGACGCGCCGCGCCGAGAACAAAATTTATCGCGCCAGTGCGCCCGAATGGGACGGCACCTGGCTGCTGTTACTCTCGGAAGGGCTGGAGAAAAACACCCTCGCTGAGGTCAAAAAGCAGTTGATCTGGCAGGGTTTCGGCGTCCTCGCGCCAAGTCTGCTGGCCTCGCCGTCGCAAAAGCTGGCGGACGTGCAATCGTTGCTGCATGAAGCGGGCGTGGCGGAAAACGTTATCTGCTTTGAAGCCCACTCGCCGCTGGCGCTTTCCCGTGCAGCGCTGCGTGAGCGGGTGGAAGAGTGCTGGCATCTGACCGAACAGAACGCCATGTACGAGGCGTTTATCACCCTGTTTCGTCCGTTGTTGCCGCTGCTACGTGATGCTGAGCCGGAAGATCTTACGCCGGAACGCTGCTTCCAGATTCGTTTACTGCTGATTCATTTTTATCGCCGCGTGGTGCTAAAAGATCCGCTGTTGCCGGAGGAGCTGCTGCCTGCTCACTGGCTGGGGCAAACCGCGCGTCAGCTGTGTATCAACATCTATCAACGCGTTGCTCCCGGTGCGCAGATTTTCGTCAGTGAAAAAGGCGAAAGTTCGGTGGGCGAACTGCCCGCGCCGGGGCTGCTCTATTACCAACGCTTTGGTGGATTAGTCTAA